From Chryseobacterium tructae, one genomic window encodes:
- the menD gene encoding 2-succinyl-5-enolpyruvyl-6-hydroxy-3-cyclohexene-1-carboxylic-acid synthase, which translates to MKKYSSKRSIQILAHLLQQYGIADIVISPGSRNAPLAIHFSEIDSFNCYSIVDERSAAFVAMGMAKSEKKPVAITCTSGSAVVNYYPAVTEAFYQNIPLLVLTADRPTDFVDIFDGQTIRQKDVFHQHSYGDFQLLEDSKDNAEDINFDTIKKAIELCFEKQGPVHINIPLEEPLYELVSELPTFPTVEKTIKHKEYEIPSNLIAEWHTSQRIMLLVGTRDYSPELENQLTQLVKNHSVIVLSEANSNLYHEKFFRHIDRYIFNFTEEDYKMYAPDLLITVGQNVVSKKVKQFLRSARPKQHWHLDEVWQPDTYFSLTEKIEVKPEVFFSKLLKFINLEPRPYFNLWDVLRDKKDARHQQFLNTVEFSDFYFFNKASQTIPENYNIHFTNSSAIRYAQLFDFGKRRIYCNRGTSGIDGSTSTAMGFAIKNANPTLLITGDLSFFYDINGLWNQYIPPFVRIIIFNNGEGNIFKIIPGPGNANPNTLDEFIATKHRKNAEHLAKHFGFSYIKVEDDLTLDRVLENFFKPDSQPKILEVNTYGKNSADVQKAYFNFMKEN; encoded by the coding sequence ATGAAAAAATATTCTTCTAAGAGAAGTATCCAAATACTTGCACATCTTCTTCAGCAGTACGGAATTGCAGACATTGTAATTTCGCCGGGATCAAGGAATGCTCCTTTGGCGATTCATTTTTCAGAAATAGACAGCTTCAATTGCTACAGCATTGTAGACGAGAGGAGTGCTGCCTTTGTAGCAATGGGAATGGCTAAGAGTGAAAAAAAACCAGTAGCAATTACCTGTACCAGCGGATCAGCGGTAGTCAACTATTATCCTGCAGTTACGGAAGCTTTTTATCAGAATATTCCGCTTTTGGTGTTAACAGCTGATAGGCCAACGGATTTTGTTGATATTTTTGATGGGCAGACCATTAGGCAGAAGGATGTTTTTCATCAGCATTCTTACGGAGATTTCCAGCTTTTGGAAGATAGTAAGGACAATGCAGAAGATATTAATTTCGATACGATTAAAAAAGCTATTGAACTTTGTTTTGAAAAGCAAGGGCCGGTGCACATCAATATTCCTTTAGAAGAGCCACTATATGAGTTGGTATCAGAGTTACCTACTTTTCCAACGGTTGAAAAAACAATCAAGCATAAAGAGTATGAGATCCCATCCAATCTGATTGCAGAATGGCATACTTCTCAAAGAATCATGCTGTTGGTAGGGACAAGAGATTATAGCCCCGAATTAGAAAATCAGTTAACGCAATTGGTTAAAAACCATTCTGTTATTGTGCTGAGTGAAGCGAATTCTAATCTGTATCATGAGAAGTTTTTCAGACATATAGACCGTTATATTTTTAATTTTACAGAAGAAGATTATAAAATGTATGCTCCGGATCTGTTGATTACAGTGGGACAGAATGTGGTTTCCAAAAAGGTAAAACAATTCCTGAGAAGTGCAAGACCGAAGCAACACTGGCATTTGGATGAGGTATGGCAACCCGACACTTATTTTTCTTTGACAGAAAAAATAGAGGTAAAACCAGAAGTATTCTTTTCTAAATTGTTAAAATTTATCAATCTGGAACCAAGACCTTACTTCAATCTTTGGGATGTCTTAAGGGATAAAAAAGATGCCAGACACCAACAGTTTTTAAATACGGTTGAATTTTCTGATTTCTATTTTTTCAATAAAGCTTCACAGACGATTCCTGAAAATTATAATATCCATTTTACAAACTCTTCAGCGATTAGATATGCGCAGTTGTTTGACTTTGGTAAAAGAAGAATATACTGCAATAGGGGGACGAGTGGTATTGATGGTTCAACGTCTACAGCAATGGGTTTTGCCATTAAAAATGCTAATCCAACCTTATTGATTACCGGAGATTTAAGTTTCTTCTATGATATTAATGGTCTTTGGAACCAATATATTCCACCTTTTGTAAGAATCATCATCTTCAACAATGGAGAAGGAAATATCTTTAAAATCATTCCAGGACCCGGAAATGCGAATCCAAATACGCTGGATGAATTTATTGCCACTAAGCACCGCAAAAATGCAGAACATCTGGCAAAACATTTCGGTTTCTCTTATATTAAGGTTGAGGATGATCTAACCCTTGACCGAGTGCTGGAGAATTTCTTCAAGCCGGATTCACAACCAAAAATTCTGGAAGTAAATACCTATGGAAAGAACAGTGCTGATGTTCAGAAGGCTTATTTTAATTTCATGAAAGAAAATTAA
- a CDS encoding AI-2E family transporter, giving the protein MNKDNQISSVAIKQISLLAIILVLAGLICFNLALFIPSVLGAITIYVVCRKYNFYLQEEKKWKPSLAAFALMFASLIVLILPIYFIADLIIDKLGNAQAYMDKFNVFLDKIHSYIQTKTGFDILSQENMDKLKSFVGKFSTSALSGTFNTLTVVMSMYFILYFMLEKPRLFERILTNSAPLKKSNVSLLGEKLRKLIMANAIGIPVVAIGQGIVSLIGYLIFGAPGAVLLFALTAASSVIPVVGTAIVYVPVCIFMIAEGNTGQGLGLAIYCVVVVGLTDNLLRFTLLKKLENIHPLNTVFGIIMGMNLFGFMGLIFGPILISLTLLLVQVYRNEFADEKAPPDLELPNQDKLEDKLI; this is encoded by the coding sequence ATGAATAAAGACAATCAAATAAGCAGTGTTGCCATAAAGCAGATTTCTTTGCTCGCCATTATTTTGGTGTTGGCAGGCTTGATCTGCTTTAACCTTGCATTGTTTATTCCATCGGTTTTAGGAGCCATTACCATTTATGTAGTTTGCCGGAAGTACAATTTCTATCTTCAGGAAGAAAAGAAGTGGAAGCCTTCTCTGGCAGCTTTTGCATTGATGTTTGCGAGTCTTATCGTTCTGATTCTGCCTATTTATTTCATCGCAGATCTGATTATCGATAAATTAGGGAACGCACAGGCTTATATGGATAAATTCAATGTGTTTTTAGATAAAATACATTCCTATATTCAAACCAAAACAGGTTTTGATATTCTGAGCCAGGAGAATATGGATAAGCTGAAAAGCTTTGTAGGCAAATTTTCTACTTCAGCATTGAGCGGAACATTCAATACTCTTACAGTAGTAATGTCAATGTACTTTATTCTGTATTTCATGTTGGAAAAGCCGAGATTGTTTGAAAGAATTCTGACGAATTCGGCGCCACTAAAAAAGTCAAATGTTTCATTGCTGGGCGAAAAGCTGAGAAAGTTGATCATGGCCAACGCGATAGGCATTCCTGTCGTTGCTATTGGTCAGGGAATTGTATCACTTATCGGATATCTGATATTTGGAGCTCCGGGAGCCGTTTTGCTTTTTGCTTTAACGGCAGCTTCTTCTGTTATTCCAGTGGTGGGAACCGCTATTGTGTATGTACCGGTATGTATTTTTATGATTGCAGAAGGAAATACAGGACAAGGATTAGGGCTTGCCATTTATTGTGTAGTGGTAGTAGGACTTACAGATAACCTGCTTCGTTTTACACTTTTAAAGAAACTTGAAAACATCCATCCTCTAAATACAGTATTCGGAATTATCATGGGGATGAATCTATTTGGCTTTATGGGGCTTATTTTCGGCCCTATTCTGATCTCTTTGACTCTTCTTCTGGTACAAGTCTATAGAAATGAGTTTGCGGATGAAAAAGCACCTCCCGATCTGGAATTGCCTAATCAGGATAAATTAGAAGATAAATTGATTTAA
- a CDS encoding bacteriocin-like protein — protein sequence MKNLKKLRKDQLKGISGGANVPVIEYCMYYCSGTIICAACTEDFKCPVTSEEM from the coding sequence ATGAAAAATCTAAAAAAACTAAGAAAAGACCAATTGAAAGGGATTTCAGGCGGTGCTAATGTTCCTGTTATTGAATACTGTATGTATTATTGCAGCGGTACTATCATTTGTGCAGCTTGCACTGAGGACTTTAAGTGCCCGGTTACCTCTGAGGAAATGTAA
- a CDS encoding bacteriocin-like protein translates to MKNLQKLSKGKLKTISGGISFPYNGECFYVCSDGIQYKALCRLEFICPDGEQPIIY, encoded by the coding sequence ATGAAAAATTTACAAAAATTAAGCAAAGGTAAATTGAAAACCATTTCCGGAGGGATAAGCTTCCCTTATAATGGAGAATGTTTTTATGTGTGTAGTGACGGAATACAGTATAAAGCGCTATGCAGGTTGGAGTTCATCTGTCCAGATGGAGAACAGCCTATTATTTACTAA
- a CDS encoding beta-carotene 15,15'-monooxygenase: protein MSEFNEFDQQGSVPNKETGSIISHAFEMYKGVFGYAIVAMIIYIIGVSIIQGVTGFNSAAIMDEMKSSGDYGNFRYWDTPGFSMYTTFSSIFLLILTPLYVGLIYMVNKFNTKNPIEFSDLFIGYRQNFVNILIYSLIAGVISSIGIGFCFLPFIFIYPFLLLGYPILLFENASAIDALSKSFNIAKENYGTFLGASFLGLLISMAGIILCGIGLILTAPFIMIVMYSTYCAFVGKPRQIMYTKE from the coding sequence ATGTCTGAATTTAACGAATTTGATCAGCAAGGTTCTGTTCCCAACAAGGAAACCGGATCTATCATTTCGCATGCCTTTGAAATGTATAAAGGTGTTTTTGGGTACGCTATTGTAGCCATGATTATTTATATTATCGGAGTAAGTATTATCCAGGGAGTTACCGGATTTAACTCTGCTGCTATAATGGATGAAATGAAATCTTCAGGTGATTATGGAAACTTTAGATACTGGGATACTCCAGGATTCTCAATGTATACAACATTTTCCAGTATTTTTTTATTGATATTAACTCCCCTTTATGTAGGATTGATCTATATGGTGAATAAATTCAATACGAAGAATCCGATTGAGTTTTCAGACCTGTTTATTGGATATCGCCAGAATTTTGTTAATATATTGATTTATAGTTTGATTGCGGGAGTTATTTCCTCTATTGGAATCGGATTTTGTTTTCTTCCCTTTATCTTTATTTATCCTTTCCTTTTATTGGGATATCCAATCTTGTTATTTGAAAATGCATCAGCTATTGATGCTTTAAGTAAATCATTCAATATTGCAAAAGAGAACTACGGAACATTTTTAGGGGCGAGTTTCCTTGGACTATTGATCTCCATGGCAGGAATCATCCTATGCGGAATCGGGCTTATTTTGACGGCTCCGTTCATTATGATCGTGATGTATTCTACCTATTGTGCCTTCGTTGGAAAGCCAAGACAAATCATGTATACAAAAGAATAA
- a CDS encoding isopenicillin N synthase family dioxygenase yields MDKIPSVDLRDFLSDNPERKQKFVNEIGKAYEEIGFVALKGHFLDDNLVDDLYGEVKNFFEQPTETKQKYEIPGIGGQRGYVGFGKETAKGFKKGDLKEFWHFGQYLSDDSKYKTEYPDNVIVDELPKFNEVGKEAFQMLEKTGQYVLRALALHLGLDEFYFDDKIAEGNSILRPIHYPPITEEPDDAVRAAAHGDINLITLLMGAQGKGLQVQNHNGEWIDAIAEPDELMINVGDMLSRHTNNKLKSTIHRVVNPPRELWTTSRYSIPFFMHPISAMSLNALDNCVNENNPKLYEDTTAGEFLHERLIELGLIKK; encoded by the coding sequence ATGGATAAAATACCTAGTGTAGACCTGCGTGATTTCCTTTCGGACAACCCGGAACGCAAACAGAAATTTGTAAATGAAATCGGAAAAGCTTATGAAGAAATTGGTTTTGTAGCCTTAAAAGGCCACTTTCTTGATGACAACCTTGTAGATGATTTATATGGAGAGGTAAAAAACTTTTTTGAACAACCAACGGAAACGAAACAGAAGTATGAGATTCCAGGAATTGGTGGCCAAAGAGGATATGTAGGATTCGGTAAAGAAACTGCAAAAGGTTTCAAAAAAGGAGACTTAAAAGAATTTTGGCACTTTGGACAGTATCTGTCTGATGATTCAAAATACAAAACAGAGTATCCTGACAACGTTATCGTTGATGAACTTCCAAAATTCAACGAAGTAGGTAAAGAGGCCTTCCAAATGCTTGAAAAAACAGGACAATATGTTTTAAGAGCACTAGCATTGCACCTTGGTTTAGATGAGTTCTATTTTGACGATAAAATCGCTGAAGGAAATTCCATCTTAAGACCTATTCACTATCCACCTATCACAGAAGAACCGGATGATGCAGTAAGAGCTGCTGCTCACGGAGACATTAACCTTATTACTCTTTTAATGGGAGCGCAAGGAAAAGGTCTTCAGGTTCAGAATCACAACGGAGAATGGATCGATGCGATCGCAGAACCGGATGAATTGATGATCAATGTTGGAGATATGTTATCCAGACATACCAACAACAAATTGAAATCTACGATTCACAGAGTGGTAAACCCACCAAGAGAATTGTGGACTACTTCAAGATATTCAATTCCTTTCTTTATGCACCCTATTAGTGCGATGTCATTAAACGCTCTTGACAACTGTGTAAACGAAAACAATCCAAAGTTATACGAAGACACTACAGCAGGAGAATTCTTGCATGAAAGATTGATAGAATTAGGATTGATTAAGAAATAA
- a CDS encoding aminodeoxychorismate synthase component I, which yields MFSVNHQKFMEMDELSLQKVPYFFVIDFLSENVEVYKENEIEKSGLIIDFQNITTHKNKHTLDKKVEWKSFPETLESFKTGFDKVQKNIRLGNSYLVNYTRKTKIETNLSLEEIFYHSEAKYKVFYKDFFVFFSPETFVKIIDGKILTYPMKGTIDASIENAAEILKNDPKEKAEHYTVVDLLRNDLSMVADDVCVDQFQHIDFIKTRQKDLYAMSSEISGVLKSEFDGKLGSIMQKLLPAGSILGAPKPKTLEIIQEAEGYDRGYYTGVCGWFDGKNVDSCVMIRFIEKEGDQLYFKSGGGITHMSKLEDEYQEMKNKIYVPIH from the coding sequence ATGTTTTCAGTGAATCATCAAAAATTTATGGAAATGGACGAGCTTTCTCTTCAGAAGGTTCCCTATTTCTTTGTTATCGATTTTCTCTCAGAGAATGTTGAAGTCTATAAAGAAAATGAAATTGAAAAATCAGGATTAATTATTGATTTTCAAAACATTACAACCCATAAAAACAAACATACACTTGATAAAAAAGTAGAATGGAAATCCTTTCCGGAGACTCTGGAAAGCTTTAAAACAGGTTTTGATAAAGTTCAGAAAAATATTCGCCTAGGAAATTCCTATTTGGTCAACTATACCCGAAAAACCAAAATAGAAACAAATTTAAGCCTTGAAGAAATTTTTTATCACTCTGAAGCCAAGTACAAGGTTTTTTATAAAGATTTTTTTGTATTTTTTTCTCCTGAAACTTTTGTGAAGATCATTGACGGTAAAATTTTAACTTATCCTATGAAAGGCACTATTGATGCTTCCATAGAAAATGCTGCGGAGATCCTGAAGAACGACCCGAAGGAAAAAGCCGAACATTATACAGTCGTAGATTTACTCCGCAATGACCTGAGCATGGTAGCAGATGATGTATGTGTAGATCAGTTTCAGCATATTGACTTCATCAAAACCCGGCAAAAGGATTTATATGCCATGAGTTCTGAAATTTCAGGTGTATTAAAATCTGAATTTGATGGAAAGTTGGGAAGCATTATGCAAAAACTTCTTCCTGCAGGCTCTATTTTAGGGGCTCCTAAACCTAAGACTCTGGAAATAATCCAGGAGGCAGAAGGCTATGACCGAGGATACTACACAGGTGTTTGTGGCTGGTTTGACGGTAAAAATGTCGACAGCTGTGTAATGATACGCTTTATCGAAAAAGAGGGTGATCAACTCTATTTCAAAAGCGGAGGCGGTATAACGCACATGAGTAAATTAGAAGACGAATATCAGGAAATGAAAAATAAAATCTATGTCCCAATTCATTGA
- a CDS encoding PA0069 family radical SAM protein produces the protein MSNENFIKGQGAQRNVINRFDRYTYEPKDEDFETMKTSFTEVFPKTIVNQVKSEDLPMEYSMNPYQGCEHGCSYCFARPTHEYWGYSAGIDFERKIMVKKNAPELLEMFFQKRGYKAAPILLSGNTDCYQPAERQFEITRKLLQVCLDYRHPVNILTKNALVLRDLDILKPMAEQNLVSVSLSIPTINEELRRKMEPRTSSAPNKLKAIEILTENNIPVHVMVAPIIPGLNSDEPLNILKSISDAGALGFGYTLVRLNDTVEPVFVNWIESHFPDRAQKVLNLIRSMRGGKLGDKRYFERQRGEGNIAEMIHTTFKIGRKKFFEGKEFPKLSTANFTGTKDQQLRLFD, from the coding sequence ATGTCAAACGAAAATTTCATAAAAGGTCAGGGAGCTCAGCGAAACGTCATCAACCGTTTCGACAGGTATACCTATGAACCCAAGGATGAAGATTTCGAAACGATGAAGACTTCGTTTACCGAGGTTTTTCCAAAAACAATTGTGAATCAGGTAAAAAGCGAAGATCTTCCGATGGAATATTCCATGAATCCTTATCAGGGTTGTGAGCATGGATGTTCCTATTGCTTTGCCAGACCTACCCATGAATATTGGGGGTATAGTGCTGGAATTGATTTTGAAAGAAAGATCATGGTGAAGAAAAATGCGCCTGAATTGCTGGAGATGTTTTTTCAAAAAAGAGGCTATAAAGCTGCTCCTATTTTGCTCTCCGGAAACACCGATTGCTATCAGCCTGCTGAAAGGCAATTTGAAATCACCAGAAAGCTCCTGCAGGTTTGTCTTGATTACAGACATCCTGTCAATATTCTGACAAAAAATGCATTGGTATTGAGGGATTTGGATATTTTAAAACCGATGGCGGAGCAGAATCTTGTTTCTGTTTCTCTGAGTATTCCAACCATTAATGAAGAGCTGAGACGAAAAATGGAGCCAAGGACAAGTTCTGCGCCCAATAAATTAAAAGCTATTGAGATCCTGACCGAAAATAATATTCCCGTTCATGTCATGGTGGCACCTATTATTCCTGGGCTAAACAGCGACGAACCTTTAAATATTTTAAAATCAATTTCTGATGCAGGCGCATTGGGATTTGGGTATACTTTAGTTCGTTTGAATGATACGGTGGAACCTGTTTTTGTTAATTGGATTGAATCTCACTTCCCCGACAGAGCTCAGAAGGTACTGAACCTTATCCGTTCCATGCGTGGCGGAAAGCTGGGTGATAAAAGATATTTTGAAAGACAGAGAGGAGAGGGGAATATCGCTGAAATGATTCATACGACCTTTAAAATAGGGCGGAAAAAGTTTTTTGAAGGCAAAGAGTTTCCCAAATTATCAACGGCCAACTTTACGGGAACTAAGGATCAGCAACTGAGACTGTTTGATTAA
- a CDS encoding DUF3820 family protein — MNPEILKEICVFKMPFGKYEGTVLIDLPISYLEWFNKNGMPKGKLGMQLSTVYEIKLNGLMDLLAPIRASVRNGL; from the coding sequence ATAAATCCGGAAATATTAAAAGAAATCTGTGTTTTTAAAATGCCTTTTGGTAAATATGAAGGAACAGTCTTAATTGATCTTCCGATAAGCTATCTGGAATGGTTCAATAAAAATGGAATGCCTAAAGGAAAACTGGGAATGCAGCTTTCAACCGTTTATGAAATCAAATTAAATGGATTGATGGATCTGCTGGCACCCATAAGGGCTTCAGTAAGGAATGGATTGTAA
- a CDS encoding aminotransferase class IV codes for MSQFIESIKVEDQKIFLLELHQKRVNQTFSHFGKEDSIDLAKIYKNLEHDEDGLFKLRISYDLDKRIRTQMIPYAIPEIQDFQLVENNSFDYSFKFEDRKELDKMKMKSKAEEIIIVKNNHITDTSFSNLLFLKGKDWFTPNSYLLNGVQRQHLLKHKKIKEAEITLQNIKQFSHFQLINALNDFDDMFIYPIDRIMNLPGNEEYLDL; via the coding sequence ATGTCCCAATTCATTGAAAGCATTAAGGTAGAAGATCAGAAGATTTTTCTATTGGAACTCCATCAAAAACGTGTCAATCAAACATTTTCCCACTTTGGTAAAGAGGATTCTATTGACCTGGCCAAAATTTACAAAAATCTGGAGCATGATGAGGATGGACTTTTCAAGTTGAGAATCTCTTATGATCTTGATAAAAGGATTCGTACTCAGATGATCCCTTATGCGATCCCTGAAATTCAGGATTTCCAATTGGTAGAAAACAACAGTTTCGATTATTCTTTCAAATTTGAGGATCGTAAAGAATTAGATAAGATGAAAATGAAATCTAAAGCTGAAGAAATCATTATCGTTAAGAATAATCATATCACTGATACTTCATTTTCCAATCTTTTATTTTTAAAAGGTAAGGATTGGTTTACTCCTAATTCTTATCTTCTGAATGGTGTACAAAGGCAGCATCTTTTAAAACATAAAAAAATAAAAGAGGCTGAAATTACTTTACAAAATATAAAACAATTCAGCCACTTTCAACTCATCAACGCTTTAAACGATTTTGATGATATGTTTATCTATCCTATCGACAGAATCATGAATCTGCCGGGAAATGAAGAGTATCTTGATCTTTAA